One window of the Lacerta agilis isolate rLacAgi1 chromosome 17, rLacAgi1.pri, whole genome shotgun sequence genome contains the following:
- the LMNA gene encoding lamin isoform X4: protein MPTSLYYRNTKKEGELLTAQARLKDVEALLNSKEAALTTALGEKRNLENELRDLRGQVAKLEAALAEAKKQLQDEMLRRVDAENRLQTLREELEFQKNIYGEELRESKRRHETRLVEIDNGRQREFESKLADALHDLRAQHEMQIKLYKEELEKTYGSKLENAKQSAERNNSMAGAAHEELQQTRIRIDSLSSQLSQLQKQLSAKEAKLRDLEDALARERDTSRRILSEKEREMADMRARMQQQLDEYQELLDIKLALDMEINAYRKLLEGEEERLRLSPSPTSQKGGTRTRISHSSMQSSSKKRKLEDGEGRTSYSHHARTSGRVAVEEIDMAGKFVRLRNKSNEDQSLGNWQIKRQNGDEAPISYRFPPKFTLKAGQLVTIWASGAGVTHNPPSDMVWKNQSSWGTGDSLRTALLTSTGEEVAMRKLVRTVIVNDDDEDEEDEDGRHHHHHHSHCSGSGDPGEYNLRSRTVLCGTCGQPADKGASTTNAATGTMSSGSSSSSLTITRSYRTGGSGLGESLLPRTYILGNSSPRQQGPQNCSIM from the exons GAACACCAAGAAGGAAGGGGAGCTGCTGACCGCTCAAGCCCGCCTGAAGGACGTCGAGGCCTTGCTGAACTCCAAGGAAGCAGCACTCACCACTGCCTTGGGAGAGAAACGCAACTTGGAGAATGAGCTCCGTGATCTGCGGGGGCAAGTGGCCAAG CTGGAAGCTGCTTTGGCTGAGGCCAAGAAGCAACTTCAGGACGAGATGCTGCGACGGGTGGATGCGGAGAACAGACTGCAGACCCTGAGGGAGGAGCTCGAGTTCCAGAAGAACATCTATGGCGAG GAGCTTCGCGAGAGCAAACGCCGCCACGAGACCCGCCTGGTGGAGATCGACAACGGGCGCCAGCGGGAGTTCGAGAGCAAGCTGGCCGATGCCCTGCATGACCTGAGGGCACAGCACGAAATGCAAATCAAGCTGTACAAGGAAGAGCTGGAGAAGACTTACGGCTCCAAG CTGGAAAACGCCAAGCAGTCAGCCGAGCGGAACAACAGCATGGCAGGGGCAGCCCACGAAGAGTTGCAGCAGACTCGCATCCGCATCGACAGCCTGTCGTCTCAGCTGAGCCAGCTGCAGAAGCAG cTCTCCGCCAAGGAAGCGAAGCTGCGTGACCTGGAGGATGCTCTTGCCCGGGAGCGTGACACCAGCCGCCGCATCCTGTCCGAAAAAGAGCGGGAGATGGCAGACATGCGGGCCCgcatgcagcagcagctggatgaGTACCAGGAGCTGCTGGACATCAAGCTAGCCCTGGACATGGAGATCAACGCCTACCGCAAGCTcctggagggagaggaggagag gctgcgtctctcccccagccccacctCCCAGAAGGGGGGCACCAGGACACGCATCTCCCACTCTTCTATGCAAAGCTCTTCCAAGAAGCGGAAGCTCGAGGATGGAGAGGGCCGCACTAGCTATTCCCACCATGCCCGGACCAGCGGCCGCGTGGCTGTGGAGGAAATAGACATGGCAGGGAAGTTTGTCCGCCTGAGGAACAAGTCGAATGAG gacCAGTCCCTGGGAAACTGGCAGATCAAGCGCCAGAATGGAGATGAGGCCCCCATCTCCTACAGGTTCCCCCCCAAGTTCACCTTGAAGGCAGGCCAGTTGGTTACG ATCTGGGCCTCTGGTGCCGGGGTGACCCACAACCCTCCCAGTGATATGGTGTGGAAAAATCAGAGCTCGTGGGGAACTGGAGACAGCTTGCGCACCGCTCTGCTCACCTCTACTGGAGAG GAAGTGGCCATGCGGAAGCTGGTGCGCACCGTGATTGTCAATGACGACGACGAAGATGAGGAGGATGAAGATGggcgccaccaccaccaccaccat agCCACTGCAGCGGCTCTGGCGACCCAGGCGAGTACAACCTGCGTTCCCGCACTGTGCTTTGCGGCACGTGCGGGCAGCCGGCAGACAAGGGGGCCAGTACCACCAACGCTGCGACCGGCACCATGTCCTctggctcttcctcttccagCCTCACCATCACACGCAGCTACCGTACCGGAGGCAGCGGCCTTGGGGAAAGCCTGCTCCCCCGGACCTACATCCTGGGCAATTCCAGCCCACGCCAGCAG GGCCCTCAAAACTGCAGCATCATGTAA
- the LMNA gene encoding lamin isoform X3, translating into MVPLIPKKNGNTKKEGELLTAQARLKDVEALLNSKEAALTTALGEKRNLENELRDLRGQVAKLEAALAEAKKQLQDEMLRRVDAENRLQTLREELEFQKNIYGEELRESKRRHETRLVEIDNGRQREFESKLADALHDLRAQHEMQIKLYKEELEKTYGSKLENAKQSAERNNSMAGAAHEELQQTRIRIDSLSSQLSQLQKQLSAKEAKLRDLEDALARERDTSRRILSEKEREMADMRARMQQQLDEYQELLDIKLALDMEINAYRKLLEGEEERLRLSPSPTSQKGGTRTRISHSSMQSSSKKRKLEDGEGRTSYSHHARTSGRVAVEEIDMAGKFVRLRNKSNEDQSLGNWQIKRQNGDEAPISYRFPPKFTLKAGQLVTIWASGAGVTHNPPSDMVWKNQSSWGTGDSLRTALLTSTGEEVAMRKLVRTVIVNDDDEDEEDEDGRHHHHHHSHCSGSGDPGEYNLRSRTVLCGTCGQPADKGASTTNAATGTMSSGSSSSSLTITRSYRTGGSGLGESLLPRTYILGNSSPRQQGPQNCSIM; encoded by the exons GAACACCAAGAAGGAAGGGGAGCTGCTGACCGCTCAAGCCCGCCTGAAGGACGTCGAGGCCTTGCTGAACTCCAAGGAAGCAGCACTCACCACTGCCTTGGGAGAGAAACGCAACTTGGAGAATGAGCTCCGTGATCTGCGGGGGCAAGTGGCCAAG CTGGAAGCTGCTTTGGCTGAGGCCAAGAAGCAACTTCAGGACGAGATGCTGCGACGGGTGGATGCGGAGAACAGACTGCAGACCCTGAGGGAGGAGCTCGAGTTCCAGAAGAACATCTATGGCGAG GAGCTTCGCGAGAGCAAACGCCGCCACGAGACCCGCCTGGTGGAGATCGACAACGGGCGCCAGCGGGAGTTCGAGAGCAAGCTGGCCGATGCCCTGCATGACCTGAGGGCACAGCACGAAATGCAAATCAAGCTGTACAAGGAAGAGCTGGAGAAGACTTACGGCTCCAAG CTGGAAAACGCCAAGCAGTCAGCCGAGCGGAACAACAGCATGGCAGGGGCAGCCCACGAAGAGTTGCAGCAGACTCGCATCCGCATCGACAGCCTGTCGTCTCAGCTGAGCCAGCTGCAGAAGCAG cTCTCCGCCAAGGAAGCGAAGCTGCGTGACCTGGAGGATGCTCTTGCCCGGGAGCGTGACACCAGCCGCCGCATCCTGTCCGAAAAAGAGCGGGAGATGGCAGACATGCGGGCCCgcatgcagcagcagctggatgaGTACCAGGAGCTGCTGGACATCAAGCTAGCCCTGGACATGGAGATCAACGCCTACCGCAAGCTcctggagggagaggaggagag gctgcgtctctcccccagccccacctCCCAGAAGGGGGGCACCAGGACACGCATCTCCCACTCTTCTATGCAAAGCTCTTCCAAGAAGCGGAAGCTCGAGGATGGAGAGGGCCGCACTAGCTATTCCCACCATGCCCGGACCAGCGGCCGCGTGGCTGTGGAGGAAATAGACATGGCAGGGAAGTTTGTCCGCCTGAGGAACAAGTCGAATGAG gacCAGTCCCTGGGAAACTGGCAGATCAAGCGCCAGAATGGAGATGAGGCCCCCATCTCCTACAGGTTCCCCCCCAAGTTCACCTTGAAGGCAGGCCAGTTGGTTACG ATCTGGGCCTCTGGTGCCGGGGTGACCCACAACCCTCCCAGTGATATGGTGTGGAAAAATCAGAGCTCGTGGGGAACTGGAGACAGCTTGCGCACCGCTCTGCTCACCTCTACTGGAGAG GAAGTGGCCATGCGGAAGCTGGTGCGCACCGTGATTGTCAATGACGACGACGAAGATGAGGAGGATGAAGATGggcgccaccaccaccaccaccat agCCACTGCAGCGGCTCTGGCGACCCAGGCGAGTACAACCTGCGTTCCCGCACTGTGCTTTGCGGCACGTGCGGGCAGCCGGCAGACAAGGGGGCCAGTACCACCAACGCTGCGACCGGCACCATGTCCTctggctcttcctcttccagCCTCACCATCACACGCAGCTACCGTACCGGAGGCAGCGGCCTTGGGGAAAGCCTGCTCCCCCGGACCTACATCCTGGGCAATTCCAGCCCACGCCAGCAG GGCCCTCAAAACTGCAGCATCATGTAA